A segment of the Gossypium hirsutum isolate 1008001.06 chromosome D10, Gossypium_hirsutum_v2.1, whole genome shotgun sequence genome:
ctaaggacaattaatcataaaattgaTGTATTgtgtcaattgtacataattttgattgatgtGATAACATATTTAGCCCTCGATGTGTAACATTCAATTGGTAATATTTAGCCACTGGGCCAATGTGTGTGAGAGAATACAAGTTTAGATACCAACTAGATACTTTTGAACAAGTTCAGGGGTAAATTACATATTAACCTTTTGAAAAAATGTCTTATTTTCTACAATAGTTATTACTGATCTTTCTTatttcgagtttaaatttgtaataactaatctttattttatatctaattaTTATAACAAATACataatgaatataattttttctCGTGTTATAACATATGTAGCTGGATGagacattaaaattaaaaaatcaaaagtttctttaattatttttaataaaaacaagtaAAACAACTCTTTATTGTTTTCTAATAccacatattttcatttttcaaaatttatttttaaatacgatttttttaacatttttcattaaaaaagagACAGGAAAATTACCTATATTTCCTCAAACCAAACACAActtcatatttttcaaaatttgataaaaacaatgtgtaaactttaaaaaatatatttgtaattgAATATTATGATTTCACTCATGTTTTGTAATCtcttaaaataaacataaagaagaagaagaaaaagaagcaaaTTTCTCAATAATTGCTCTGACCTCTAATTATGTCTAAATGACTACAAGTTTGTCTAATGCTAATTGCAAAGTCCAAAGTCAGTAAACTACTCAATTCCCCATCTTCTACATTCGTTTGTCAATGCTACTTTCACGTCAtctcttcttttatttaatttaatcctcgAAAAAACATGTCTTTTTTTGTTGGATATATATTCCATTAATTTATATAGTTGTTTCAATCaaccaaaatttcatttcattttatccgatttataataaaaaaaattaataatttgatttggATTGATGCTTTCTTCAAATAACTCTAATAAATaatctattttaattttgtaattaattcaCACTCTATTAGAATAAAACTGAGCATATTTCTTTAAATGCCTGATAAGTAGGATGAAAACGTCCACATTTTGCCACGTCATCCTGCACACTGTTTTTAACTACAGAAAAAGATTGTATAAAACAATGCCATCTCATTTTTCCAATAGTTTAATGTCACATCGATATTTTTATCatgaacaaaattaaatttaaaaaaaaatcctaatgtgacattaaactattagaaagagataatatatttatttcatacaatcttttctcTTCCGACTACAATAGAGATCTTTTGCTGCGTTGAAACGGTCATctaatgtattttatttttatctcatgcttttctttcttcctttctctaTTGATGGTTAAgtataagaaaagaaaattgtgTTGACTATAGTTAATAACCAtccaattttaaattcattttttacaaaatatttatatttattaattaaaagtttcCAAACAAATTAACTGTTGGTTTGAACattgaatgtatatatattaaaaatacatataacatgtaaattaaattataaaaatatgtatacttgttGCATAAATAACTTTGGTATGAtatgctttaaaaaaaaaacttttctaaaatttattaatgttatcttttttttttaacatgttaTATCGAAATtgacatttaacatttaattaacgattaagtaaataaaaagacCCATTCGATACAATCCTATTACTTCAAGTACATAGGTCATATTTGGTAATTcattgaaaattaaatcaattgcaaattaatatttttagtgattttttattaCACACTGTTGGGAGAGGGAGAGGAGGATAATAAGGTTTAAACCTATATCATTTGGGTGCTAGACAAGAGTCTTAATTATTACTCCAATCAAGTCTCAACAATTTTTTGgtgatgaatttttttaaacacgtttgataatcaataataaaaaataataagaatgttattaaaaatataaaaaaatataagtaacgAGCTACTTATCAACCAATatataacttattcaattattttcattttaccttattttgttaaaacagtaaaaataatatatgatataaaCTTAAATCTGTAAACCATGTCATGTTAGGttattaataacaaaattaaatgcGGAAATATATCTAAATCTATGGATTTCTTGAAATCTTATGATCTTATAGTTTTGATATTCTAAGTTAGCACGCAAGTAATTTTGAGAAGGCgactctctcttttctaaagatggatattagaaaagttacgcatgtgtaatttggggaccataaccctaatctaTAACTTTTACACATTAACATTAATTTCTAATAAGTCCATCCtcaattaaaaattagttactagggtatttatacatatttgacacatactttatttaataactaaaaatcAATAAGCCTTAACCAAATTAAATCGCTTTTAATTTGGACTAacattttatgatagtaaataatatgtaattacacctattatatatgtgatgtccatattttcaaaaatatttattttaacattatccTTTAGAtgttttatctttaaaattttaaataatatactaaacagactacataatttaaattcaatacttaattttataacatttaatttttcaaattatcaagcaatgttttaattaaaatgctTTAAAAATTATTGATGAATGTAGGTTTTAAACTATAATTTAAGGATTATTGGTAAAATTaacgaaaagaaaatttattaaagatgCAGTGTTAATTAGATGGGGGGACTGAAAATAACGTTCGTGTTATGTggggaaagagaagaagaaaaatgaaaaggtGTGGTTGGAAGAGCGGTGAAGGAGGGAACAGGTAACCCCGTATTATGGGGTCTCTTGTTTTCAGTTCATGCACGATCACGAGCCATTTGCTTCTGCTCGGTGGGTGGCTTGTTGTTCATACATGTCTTTTTCacattcattttaatattttttggttttataccatatatttatttaatccttcaaaattataaaaaaatatttattataataaatatagtCCACTAAATTATAGTATGGAGTAATGAAATTTTGTAAGGGTAACGATAGGTCTGTTTTAGGATTTATGTTTAGGGTTCGTGATTACTTTTTTTAACAATGTAGTCTTTAATGTTTAAATCCATATATTCCATTAGGAGTATAATATAGATTATCATTACTctcaataattaattttatagttgaaTTTCAAGATATCCTTTATACTCGTTTATGATTCATAAAAATTTTTCAGGCTTCATGACTCAAAAATTTCCagacaaaatttaatatatttactttttaatgtCATTAATTATTCTAAATAGTTGATatagataattattatgtttcAAATACTGATGTAAATTTTACTAATAAATATTGGGTGTAACGATAAAACACATGTACTTCTAAAAAGAGAATGCAAGTTCAAACATTTGAGACAATATTATTGAGAGGAAAACTCACGATCCTAAATATGAaccacaaaataaacacaaaactgatataattttaaaaaaccatatcagaatatatactaattttaagaaatattttaataaaaaataattaactaaatgaACTTAtagaaacaaaataattaaattataactaaatttacaaaaaaaaaacaagcaaatagaaaaaagaagaagaaaatagaaaGTGGAAATGTGTGGAAATttcaatatttgaaaaaaaaagtatattatattatagaaAATAAAGTATCACGTTGATTAAGGAATGGTATATTAGTATATTCTAATTCACGATGAGATGAGATTATGAtgctatttttatttataataaaaccaTTATTGAAATTGGACCACTCAgtgaaaaacttaaaatataagtAAACCAATCCaccaagaaattattttgaaaaagaaagttaTCATTTGTAAACATCTGAGTTGATTTGGAACTAATTCGAGTTATTATTAACAAGGTCAGAGGACGGATTCACATGTGGAATGATACAGTATATTCAACCGCTGTACAATTGAACTGTTCCGTTTTATATTTGGACCGTTGAAAACTAACgaccaaatttcaaattttgataatCAACAAAAGAATGAAATTCAATAATAAAATGGTTTTGATTTttgtttattaataatttttaatatttatttattaaaccaACCAAACCCTCAATACATTTTCTcttgtatttattttttcctccaattttttttttttagttttcattgTGAAACACAAAATAATTAGAGTGTACATTAGAATGatcctaaaaattaaaatttttagccaCCAATAAGATTGTtatatcatcaaattttaaagatatgaaattattattatacactagtccatagataaattttttttggaTCCTTCCTATAATATTATTCATTatcctttttaaattatttaataatatttcagcgatatttttctaagttattgacacataattttgttaaattttttaccAAAAACCCTGAATCTAGAATCTCGAACCTTACACCCAAAACCTAATCTTAAACCCCGAACTCTTGAACCCTAAATCGAAACATTGAAGCTTGAACCTCAAGGTTCAGGGTTCGAgttcaagataaaaaaaatagtaaaattatgtgttaatgacatggaaaaattgcacaaaaattactaatttttccttaaaaaattggttgcacaaaaaataaaaatactaacttatgaaaaaaaatgataaaaatttgtaaaagaagaaaagatgtttgtttataattttaaaaattaattattttaattactttaattaaagttaaattaagttggagaagatattaaatatagatgagtgtataataatactttattatctttaaaatttaatcacaTGACATTATTTTATTAGTGCCTAAAAATTATGTTTCTTTATGATCATCCGAATATAATTTATTCCGACATAATTAAACCTAACTTTATACCATTTAGTTGTTGTTTAATACAactaaaaattaagtattaaaatatatttagtatGTTACTTAATATTAAGTATTAAAAAACTAAACtttttgataaatataaaatataaatataaattttttatccttaattttaatCCCTTCACTTAATTTTAAATCCAATTAAATTTTAAACGACACATATGAAATATTTAGTGTCAATttacaatataatattaaagatattgaAGTTAATTACGTAGTTCGGAAAAGCATTCTAGTTTGAAAAAACAATTTAGTGTCaatttataatatcatattaaAAACATCGAAGTTAATTACGTAGTTCGGAAAAGCATTCTAcgtttgaaaaattaatttagtgtcAATTTATAATATAACATTAAAGACATCGAAGTTAGttacttagggtgggtttggataggTGATTGGGTGCGTTGCGTTTAGTtcactttttgtctcacgctacagtatcgctacagtatttaatctcaccgccactgctgtttttacactaatcacaggtaaacacaccgcccatccaaactcacccttagttcGGAAAAACATtctatatttgaaaaaataatttagcgtcaatttataatataatatgtaaaattaatGGCTGAATTATTTGTACTCAATTTATATTTGAAAagataaattactaaaaaaagaaaattaaaattattcaattttttttcttaaagttaatattataacataatattttatgttattttcataAGTTTTGGACCAAGGttaaatatgataatttaaatatatatttaaaaaaaaagataatttatttcaaatataaatttatttttaaaagaaaatcaatttAAGAATTTCAACATTAAGTACTAAAAAAAACTAATCTAATCTAATCATCAAACATGTTTAAGAATAGATTTATAAGAAAAAGCTAatttattaataagattaaataactaaattaattttgtaataaaaataaaaaaaactacttttatcatgctaatttatttttagaataattaaaaaCCTGGTGATCTAAAGATCTTAACTTTGAATCAGTAGGCTGGTATACACCAGATTCATCCACGCGAGCGGTTCAACCGAGTCAAAACGACCATATGTCCGAGTCATAACAGCCGAGTCAAACAATCATTAgcggaaaaaaaaaaaaaacaatatcaaTTCAAAACGTAAGTTACTGTGGACGATTGctatattgaaaaaaattaattagaaagttAAAACAGCACTTACCTcgcaatttatatatttttttagaatttttttttatttagagttgcacgttatattattattttttggttttatttttgtgGTCTTCCATTCTCCATTAGCTGTACGGTTCtcttctgcttcttcttcttctcgaTCTCTCCCTCCTTCTCTTCAACAAGACGCGCCGTTTTCTCGCAGATTCATACTatctttatttcttatttatttagtttctttttttccATAGCTGTTTTCTTGTTGTTCAGGTTGGACTGTGAATTGTGAATTTGTGACGCttatttttattcataattttctaCGCTTTTACccgtatatattaaatatatagatAGATTCATTTTTGTAAATCgagagaggttttttttttttcccttccgtGGTTCTTCGGTGATCTGTATCTTGAGTGAACCCGAGCTTTGAGGCTCGGGGAACACGGGATCCGAAAAGCTAATGGCAGCCGAGAATTGCAGTGATGGTGGACAAGATCCGAATCCTTGCTATTTGCAGAAATTCAGACTCTACGAGACTCGCTCGGTATTTTTCCTCTCCCTGTCGTATATACATACTCGTTTTGCTTCATATATTCGTATGCTTGTGTATACGGGCTGTTGGTTTAAGGATTTGAATTTCGTCATTGTAGTTGCTTATATGTTTATCAcgctatgatttttttttttgcttttttttcccCTGCGGCTGTTTAATCTTTTTGGCGATTTTTTAACTAAATCGTCATATATGTAATTTGAGTGTATTTGATTTTCAGCTTTAACTGGTAGCTGCTCTGTGATTTGCTCTGTTTTTCTCAATGGTTAGCTTGATGTTGGgatggttgattttttttttctttatttaaagtTTGATTGTATTTATCTATGGGTTTATAATTTCTTTTGCGAGTTTGGTTATAATTGCCGAGATCTTGATTTACTTGTTCTTTATATTGTATTTGTTAGTCTGACTGAGATTTTTTTTGGCTTTTGAATGCGTATTGAACTGGTAATTGGCAATAGGAAGTCTGATTGCGGTTTAGCTTCTGTTGTCAACCTCTTTTTTTGGCTTGTTATTCTAAGGAGCggtttggttgaatttgcatttcaaaattctttttatATTCAACACGTATTACTCAAACTTTTTAGTATTCTGAATTCAGCTTAGCAGGAGAAAGTCTTCACTTAATGAATAGGTTCATAATATTCTCTTTAAATGGATTCAACTCTGATGAAGTGTTACTGTTTCTTTTTTCTCGGTTTTAATCTCATAAAGCGGTTCATTACTCCTGAGATCATGGGCAGTGACTGTTTATGTGCTTGGAGCTACTTCTGTAGAAATAGTCCTTATGCTTGGAGCAAGTTCTACACTTATAAGATATATATTTTCCTGTTTCCCTCTATGATGCTGATAGGAGTGTTGCTGCTGCTGCTTTTGTTTTAAGTTTCTTTTCACTCTCCCGCCCCCAAATTCTTTGAGCTATTATTATGCAGTTTCCATCTTCATTACATGATATTAATGGAACATTTGTATATTCCTGGTATAACAGAACTTCTATATGGTTGGAAGAGACAAGAGCGGAACTCTTTGTAGGATATTAAAGATTGATCGATTAGATCCTTCTGAACTAACTGTTCTTGAAGACTCCACCACTTACCCAGAAATTGAATGCTATGATCTGTTAAGACGGATACATGAAGGAAACAGGTCCACAGGCGGACTTAAATTTGTTACAGCTTGTTATGGAATCATTGGTACGTATATCACTCAGGTTCTCCACCTTCCCCTCTCTGTCATTTTCAGTATGACCTAATGAATTTCTCTCATTAATTTAGGGTTTGTAAAATTTTTGGGACCTCATTACATGCTGCTGATTACAAAACGAAGGAAGATTGGTGCAATTTGTGGCCATACCATCTATGCCATTTCCAAGACCCAGATGATAACGATTGGCAATTCTCCTGTCCAGTCAAATATGGCTTATTCTAAGAATGAAAAAAGGTCTTTTGTCAATTCTGTGTGTAAATGTAATCTGTCCTCAGTACTTATAAGGAAATATATGAGATTAGCGCCTCAAGTTTTCATTGTCCATTTGTATTTAAATGGAATTGTGTTATGTTGTGGTTATTTTATCTTCTCAATTATTTATGTTCTTTGGGACAACAATTTGATTTCTGTAGTTCTCTTTTAAAGTAGAAGAGTTCCACGGTGTGGAGGTAATCTCTGTGCCATTTTTGGTGATACACCCTTCTTGTCTTATCGTTGACGTGGCCCATGCAATTTGAACTTATTTAATCACTTCTCTGGTTTAATACCTTCTTTCTTTTATGTTTACTTTTCTTGGTTGAACCAATTAAGTCAGCTTGTACCAGTTTAATCTAGCATCTTAGTTAATACTATTTGTAGAGGCTATTGCCAGTTCATTTCCTGCATGCGTACAGGGGCTAACTTCATTGCTGTGTGATATTAGTATTACATGTTGACTGACACAAGGTATCATCAGTGTTTGTGGGGGAAAATTACTATCTTTCTATTTAATTTCCTGGTTAAATTGTAGCTTATGCAGTGTTTTCATTGTTAGTAATTCATCTAATAACTAAACATGTGTTAACATGGAttgcctttttctttctttcttctttgccATTGTTGAAATAGATACAAGAAGCTCCTGTGCTCAGTGGATCTTACAAAGGACTTCTTTTTCAGCTACTCATACAATGTCATGCATAGCCTTCAAAGAAATTTATGCAAGAACGAGACAGGACTATTAAACTATGAAACAATGTTTGTTTGGAATGAGTTCTTAACTCGAGGAATTCGGAATAATCTCAAGAATACTCTGTGGACTGTTGCACTGGTGTATGGCTTTTTCAAGCAGGTATAATGCACTAAAGCTTCTTCCTATTCATTAATCTGATATGTTAGGTTGAAGTAGctactttattttctttcagATTCTGTATTTCGTTTAGGCTTAAAACATGTTTTGCAACAATCTAGATAACCTTGAActtttttagcattttcaatAGTTGTGGAGCTTTTTGGTGTGGGACATTCAGATTCGTAATTTCTTTGGTTCTATTTTATTGAGCGAAATTCTTTTGTCAATGATCTTGAGGATCATAAATAAGCAAAACTAACCCATAAGGCTTttgctaaatgtgttaaattgaagtAACTAAAGCAGTTAAAGGTTTGATCTAACCCCTGTTCCCTATTTTGCTTTCCAGGTCGAACTTTCTGTATCTGGCAGGGATGTTAAGTTAACTCTCATTGCAAGGCGTTCTCGACATTATGCTGGAACAAGGTTTAGATAGTTTACAAGCTATTGATTGAAATATCTGCTGCATTTGTTATAACTACccttaaccatttttattttggtccACAAGTCATTAGGAAAATCAGCTTCATGCTAATTTCCATTGTTAGATGCTTTGTCATTAGGATGAACTTTTCTTTCACCTACTTTTGTTGCTGATCTTGGTTCAGACATGTctcattttcttattttgtttatattgCATAGATATTTAAAACGTGGTGTGAATGAGAAAGGTAGAGTAGCAAATGATGTTGAGACGGAACAAATTGTGTTTGAAGATGTTCCCGAAGGATGCCCCACACAAATAAGTTCTGTCGTGCAGAATAGAGGCTCCATCCCACTTTTCTGGTCCCAAGAAACTTCTCGCTTGAATTTGAAACCTGACATCATATGTATGAATACTTTCTTATTGAATAACATAATGAGAGCCATAATCTTTAGTTTTACATGGTAATTACTGTGCATTTTCTTAATTTCACCTCTTGTTTCCAGTATCAAAGAAGGATCCAACTTATGAGGCCACAAAACTACATTTTGAAAATCTTGCAAGGAGATATGGAAATCCAATAATCATATTGAATTTGATAAAGGTAGGCCTTGGCTGACTGTTCGTAAGTTTCCATAAAGTTTGTGATGTTATTCTATTTGCAATGTTGCCTGATTCATTCTGCTTTTTCTTCTGGTGATTAACAGAGGTGTGAGAAGAAACCTCGGGAAACTATTCTTCGTTCAGAGTTTGCTAATGCCAtcagatatatcaataaaagtttAACCAAGGAGAACCGTCTGAGGTTTCTTCACTGGGACATAAACAGACACTCCAGAAAGTACTTTTTCCCTACTTCACTTGCATATGCAAAATTCTTGCTTACGAATCTTTTAAAAGATGGTTGACTTAATAGAGCTTTATCATTTTTGCAGAGCTACAAATGTGTTGGAACTTCTAGGCAGAGTAGCTGATTATGCATTAAACTTGACGGGTATCTTTTACTGTCAAGTAACACCAAATTGTAGACCAGAGGGGTTGTTGGATT
Coding sequences within it:
- the LOC107913843 gene encoding phosphoinositide phosphatase SAC2 isoform X2, giving the protein MAAENCSDGGQDPNPCYLQKFRLYETRSNFYMVGRDKSGTLCRILKIDRLDPSELTVLEDSTTYPEIECYDLLRRIHEGNRSTGGLKFVTACYGIIGFVKFLGPHYMLLITKRRKIGAICGHTIYAISKTQMITIGNSPVQSNMAYSKNEKRYKKLLCSVDLTKDFFFSYSYNVMHSLQRNLCKNETGLLNYETMFVWNEFLTRGIRNNLKNTLWTVALVYGFFKQVELSVSGRDVKLTLIARRSRHYAGTRYLKRGVNEKGRVANDVETEQIVFEDVPEGCPTQISSVVQNRGSIPLFWSQETSRLNLKPDIILSKKDPTYEATKLHFENLARRYGNPIIILNLIKRCEKKPRETILRSEFANAIRYINKSLTKENRLRFLHWDINRHSRKATNVLELLGRVADYALNLTGIFYCQVTPNCRPEGLLDLTCVLQNDEHFAQIPCDKSDDGEKLDIDVGSDNQSSTENVKPPMFQTGVLRTNCIDCLDRTNVAQYAYGLMALGRQLHAMGFTESQTIDQSSPLAEDLMGVYEKMGDTLALQYGGSAAHNKIFCQRRGQWQAATQSQELFRTLQRYYSNAYMDAEKQSAINLFLGHFQPQQGKPALWELDSDQHYSVGRHGPNLLNEDARTSIKRSMSDGNILCGTDSPMSASNVRQESENRGEAISESTHEMPAYGISYSRFTPRMSCRQLFGEIEDQFLGSNRICYENGDECNCTNFDMDWLSSSGNSCDDDAYDRSAAGLSSENIGVELKTGMTTSPSESGSNIKVGERSASEVTCDGLMDEYSESFVNWVTHGDLLIPVKFTCQ
- the LOC107913843 gene encoding phosphoinositide phosphatase SAC2 isoform X1, giving the protein MAAENCSDGGQDPNPCYLQKFRLYETRSNFYMVGRDKSGTLCRILKIDRLDPSELTVLEDSTTYPEIECYDLLRRIHEGNRSTGGLKFVTACYGIIGFVKFLGPHYMLLITKRRKIGAICGHTIYAISKTQMITIGNSPVQSNMAYSKNEKRYKKLLCSVDLTKDFFFSYSYNVMHSLQRNLCKNETGLLNYETMFVWNEFLTRGIRNNLKNTLWTVALVYGFFKQVELSVSGRDVKLTLIARRSRHYAGTRYLKRGVNEKGRVANDVETEQIVFEDVPEGCPTQISSVVQNRGSIPLFWSQETSRLNLKPDIILSKKDPTYEATKLHFENLARRYGNPIIILNLIKRCEKKPRETILRSEFANAIRYINKSLTKENRLRFLHWDINRHSRKATNVLELLGRVADYALNLTGIFYCQVTPNCRPEGLLDLTCVLQNDEHFAQIPCDKSDDGEKLDIDVGSDNQSSTENVKPPMFQTGVLRTNCIDCLDRTNVAQYAYGLMALGRQLHAMGFTESQTIDQSSPLAEDLMGVYEKMGDTLALQYGGSAAHNKIFCQRRGQWQAATQSQELFRTLQRYYSNAYMDAEKQSAINLFLGHFQPQQGKPALWELDSDQHYSVGRHGPNLLNEDARTSIKRSMSDGNILCGTDSPMSASNVRQESENRGEAISESTHEMPAYGISYSRFTPRMSCRQLFGEIEDQFLGSNRICYENGDECNCTNFDMDWLSSSGNSCDDDAYDSCRSAAGLSSENIGVELKTGMTTSPSESGSNIKVGERSASEVTCDGLMDEYSESFVNWVTHGDLLIPVKFTCQ